Proteins encoded in a region of the Triticum dicoccoides isolate Atlit2015 ecotype Zavitan chromosome 3A, WEW_v2.0, whole genome shotgun sequence genome:
- the LOC119267383 gene encoding probable prolyl 4-hydroxylase 7 isoform X1, translated as MGSGAGALLALVAACLALAPPCALASSRKFGLDIAQPKLLNSTNGSFTPSSHVDFDPSKSKRLSWHPRVFLYEGFLSHMECDHLVSMAHGKIGSSVLVNDGATNISQNNIDAGLIFRLADSKDIVVSKIEDRISLWSFIPKEHGESMQILKYGANQSDPNKEETQSSSGANRLVTILMYLSDIKQGGETVFPRSELKDTQAKEGTPSECAGYAVKPVKGNTVLLFNSRPDRVADKDSQYEFCPVVEVEKWLAIKHMYASKIDKSKPSPASEDDDCTDEDGNCVSWAAAGECDKNPVFMIGSSDYYGTCRKSCHAC; from the exons ATGGGATCTGGAGCAGGAGCCCTGCTGGCGCTTGTGGCAGCATGTCTAGCGCTTGCCCCGCCCTGCGCTCTGGCTTCTTCTCGCAA GTTTGGTCTGGATATTGCGCAACCAAAATTACTGAACTCCACAAATGGTTCATTTACTCCAAGCTCACATGTTGATTTTGACCCTTCAAAATCAAAGCGACTCTCGTGGCATCCAAG GGTCTTCTTGTATGAAGGTTTTCTCTCTCACATGGAGTGTGACCACTTAGTATCTATG GCACATGGTAAGATAGGGTCATCTGTACTTGTTAATGATGGTGCTACAAATATTTCCCAGAACAATATTGATGCAGGCCTCATATTTCGCCTGGCTGATAGCAAA GACATAGTTGTTTCGAAGATTGAAGATAGGATATCATTATGGAGTTTTATTCCAAAAG AGCATGGGGAGAGCATGCAGATTTTGAAGTATGGAGCAAACCAAAGTGACCCTAACAAGGAAGAAACTCAATCGAGCAGTGGTGCCAATAGGCTTGTGACCATTTTGATGTATCTTTCTGATATCAAGCAAGGTGGTGAAACTGTTTTCCCCAGATCTGAG CTGAAGGATACTCAAGCCAAGGAAGGGACACCTTCTGAATGTGCTGGTTATGCAGTGAAACCTGTCAAGGGCAACACAGTTCTGCTGTTCAATTCAAGGCCTGACAGAGTCGCCGACAAGGACAGTCAGTACGAGTTCTGTCCTGTCGTTGAAGTGGAGAAATGGCTTGCCATAAAACATATGTATGCAAGCAAGATTGATAAATCAAAACCTTCGCCGGCATCCGAGGATGATGATTGCACCGATGAAGATGGTAACTGTGTCAGTTGGGCCGCTGCCGGCGAATGCGACAAGAATCCTGTGTTTATGATTGGCAGTTCAGACTACTATGGCACTTGCAGGAAGAGCTGCCATGCGTGctag
- the LOC119267383 gene encoding probable prolyl 4-hydroxylase 7 isoform X2, protein MVHLLQAHMLILTLQNQSDSRGIQGFLSHMECDHLVSMAHGKIGSSVLVNDGATNISQNNIDAGLIFRLADSKDIVVSKIEDRISLWSFIPKEHGESMQILKYGANQSDPNKEETQSSSGANRLVTILMYLSDIKQGGETVFPRSELKDTQAKEGTPSECAGYAVKPVKGNTVLLFNSRPDRVADKDSQYEFCPVVEVEKWLAIKHMYASKIDKSKPSPASEDDDCTDEDGNCVSWAAAGECDKNPVFMIGSSDYYGTCRKSCHAC, encoded by the exons ATGGTTCATTTACTCCAAGCTCACATGTTGATTTTGACCCTTCAAAATCAAAGCGACTCTCGTGGCATCCAAG GTTTTCTCTCTCACATGGAGTGTGACCACTTAGTATCTATG GCACATGGTAAGATAGGGTCATCTGTACTTGTTAATGATGGTGCTACAAATATTTCCCAGAACAATATTGATGCAGGCCTCATATTTCGCCTGGCTGATAGCAAA GACATAGTTGTTTCGAAGATTGAAGATAGGATATCATTATGGAGTTTTATTCCAAAAG AGCATGGGGAGAGCATGCAGATTTTGAAGTATGGAGCAAACCAAAGTGACCCTAACAAGGAAGAAACTCAATCGAGCAGTGGTGCCAATAGGCTTGTGACCATTTTGATGTATCTTTCTGATATCAAGCAAGGTGGTGAAACTGTTTTCCCCAGATCTGAG CTGAAGGATACTCAAGCCAAGGAAGGGACACCTTCTGAATGTGCTGGTTATGCAGTGAAACCTGTCAAGGGCAACACAGTTCTGCTGTTCAATTCAAGGCCTGACAGAGTCGCCGACAAGGACAGTCAGTACGAGTTCTGTCCTGTCGTTGAAGTGGAGAAATGGCTTGCCATAAAACATATGTATGCAAGCAAGATTGATAAATCAAAACCTTCGCCGGCATCCGAGGATGATGATTGCACCGATGAAGATGGTAACTGTGTCAGTTGGGCCGCTGCCGGCGAATGCGACAAGAATCCTGTGTTTATGATTGGCAGTTCAGACTACTATGGCACTTGCAGGAAGAGCTGCCATGCGTGctag